One stretch of Eretmochelys imbricata isolate rEreImb1 chromosome 1, rEreImb1.hap1, whole genome shotgun sequence DNA includes these proteins:
- the LOC144268999 gene encoding tapasin-related protein-like isoform X3, producing the protein MNLGLILICGVLALKAAELPVELAPGSQLRSVDVVLDCHYIEEAVGGFPGAFAGSFSSDPATLVLRGVSVADDGSLDSVTNYEAPGTNTDSASPIIFEVSETLVPIPYAESLLHADCAGEKVTCEISPYSLHLTDEGPSQASWFMGTLKLSSGISIALVLKVSSVREEDERMAVLHPRLKVPISKEGTVLTTVEFQLSSRTPTLRTRLGTSVTLDCSFALASSSPLASLEWRLQHRGSGRRVFHYQAGDVAQAEQSTAHVDVVQLLETGDASLSLQGVGVGDEGTYICLVSTPQHQAQNIIQLQLVEPPRVRLFPELVSREGDGVTTLTCEISGYYPLDVSVKWTREAPDDKDKIPISGSSTYFSSHRQAQDGTYGINSYLSINTAIELGPVTYSCHVSHLALEEPITASAQLRTPEQKTSNGLVGTFIATFIFLAALVGLMLRRRKAVDPKSEESLETSG; encoded by the exons ATGAATCTAGGGCTCATCCTCATCTGTGGAGTGCTGGCTCTGAAGGCTG CAGAGctgccagtggagctggccccGGGGTCCCAATTACGCTCTGTGGATGTGGTCTTGGACTGTCATTATATAGAGGAAGCTGTGGGTGGATTTCCGGGTGCCTTTGCCGGATCATTCTCCTCAGACCCTGCCACCCTAGTGCTGAGAGGTGTCAGCGTTGCCGATGATGGAAGCTTGGACAGTGTCACCAATTATGAGGCGCCAGGCACAAATACTGACTCCGCTTCTCCCATCATCTTTGAAGTCTCAG AAACTTTGGTACCCATCCCATATGCGGAATCCCTGCTGCATGCAGACTGTGCTGGGGAGAAAGTGACCTGTGAGATCTCTCCATACAGCTTACACCTGACAGATgaggggcccagccaggcctcCTGGTTCATGGGGACCCTGAAGTTATCCAGTGGGATCAGCATAGCCCTGGTGCTGAAGGTCAGCAGTGTCAGGGAAGAAGATGAGAGAATGGCCGTACTGCACCCAAGACTGAAGGTTCCTATAAGCAAGGAGGGCACAGTGCTGACCACAG TTGAATTCCAGTTGTCATCTCGCACCCCTACTTTGCGTACCCGACTTGGCACCTCCGTCACCCTGGACTGCAGCTTTGCCTTGGCTTCCAGCTCTCCGCTGGCCTCGCTGGAGTGGAGGCTGCAGCACCGAGGCAGCGGCCGTAGAGTTTTCCACTACCAGGCGGGGGACGTGGCACAAGCAGAACAGTCAACGGCCCACGTGGATGTGGTGCAGCTGCTGGAGACTGGAGATGCATCGCTTAGCCTGCaaggagtgggtgtgggggatgAAGGGACATACATCTGTTTAGTGtccaccccccagcaccaggcCCAGAACATCATCCAGCTGCAGTTGGTCG agcccccgAGAGTCCGTTTGTTCCCAGAGTTGGTGTCACGTGAGGGGGATGGAGTCACTACCCTGACCTGTGAGATCTCTGGCTATTACCCCCTGGATGTGTCGGTGAAGTGGACACGGGAGGCCCCTGACGACAAGGACAAGATCCCTATCTCAGGCTCAAGCACATACTTCTCCAGCCATAGGCAAGCCCAGGATGGCACCTATGGCATCAATTCATACCTGAGTATCAACACAGCCATAGAGCTGGGACCTGTCACCTACAGCTGCCATGTCTCGCATCTGGCCCTTGAAGAGCCAATTACAGCTAGTGCCCAGCTCAGGACACCAG AGCAAAAAACATCTAATGGGCTTGTGGGAACCTTCATTGCTACTTTCATCTTCCTTGCTGCTCTCGTTGGCCTCATGCTCAGGAGAAGAAAAGCAG ttGATCCAAAATCTGAGGAATCTCTGGAGACTTCAGGGTAA
- the LOC144268999 gene encoding tapasin-related protein-like isoform X2: protein MNLGLILICGVLALKAELPVELAPGSQLRSVDVVLDCHYIEEAVGGFPGAFAGSFSSDPATLVLRGVSVADDGSLDSVTNYEAPGTNTDSASPIIFEVSETLVPIPYAESLLHADCAGEKVTCEISPYSLHLTDEGPSQASWFMGTLKLSSGISIALVLKVSSVREEDERMAVLHPRLKVPISKEGTVLTTVEFQLSSRTPTLRTRLGTSVTLDCSFALASSSPLASLEWRLQHRGSGRRVFHYQAGDVAQAEQSTAHVDVVQLLETGDASLSLQGVGVGDEGTYICLVSTPQHQAQNIIQLQLVEPPRVRLFPELVSREGDGVTTLTCEISGYYPLDVSVKWTREAPDDKDKIPISGSSTYFSSHRQAQDGTYGINSYLSINTAIELGPVTYSCHVSHLALEEPITASAQLRTPEQKTSNGLVGTFIATFIFLAALVGLMLRRRKAGKSVKHFSPLPRLRFHSQSSSPAPYGAAGCETQRLE, encoded by the exons ATGAATCTAGGGCTCATCCTCATCTGTGGAGTGCTGGCTCTGAAGGCTG AGctgccagtggagctggccccGGGGTCCCAATTACGCTCTGTGGATGTGGTCTTGGACTGTCATTATATAGAGGAAGCTGTGGGTGGATTTCCGGGTGCCTTTGCCGGATCATTCTCCTCAGACCCTGCCACCCTAGTGCTGAGAGGTGTCAGCGTTGCCGATGATGGAAGCTTGGACAGTGTCACCAATTATGAGGCGCCAGGCACAAATACTGACTCCGCTTCTCCCATCATCTTTGAAGTCTCAG AAACTTTGGTACCCATCCCATATGCGGAATCCCTGCTGCATGCAGACTGTGCTGGGGAGAAAGTGACCTGTGAGATCTCTCCATACAGCTTACACCTGACAGATgaggggcccagccaggcctcCTGGTTCATGGGGACCCTGAAGTTATCCAGTGGGATCAGCATAGCCCTGGTGCTGAAGGTCAGCAGTGTCAGGGAAGAAGATGAGAGAATGGCCGTACTGCACCCAAGACTGAAGGTTCCTATAAGCAAGGAGGGCACAGTGCTGACCACAG TTGAATTCCAGTTGTCATCTCGCACCCCTACTTTGCGTACCCGACTTGGCACCTCCGTCACCCTGGACTGCAGCTTTGCCTTGGCTTCCAGCTCTCCGCTGGCCTCGCTGGAGTGGAGGCTGCAGCACCGAGGCAGCGGCCGTAGAGTTTTCCACTACCAGGCGGGGGACGTGGCACAAGCAGAACAGTCAACGGCCCACGTGGATGTGGTGCAGCTGCTGGAGACTGGAGATGCATCGCTTAGCCTGCaaggagtgggtgtgggggatgAAGGGACATACATCTGTTTAGTGtccaccccccagcaccaggcCCAGAACATCATCCAGCTGCAGTTGGTCG agcccccgAGAGTCCGTTTGTTCCCAGAGTTGGTGTCACGTGAGGGGGATGGAGTCACTACCCTGACCTGTGAGATCTCTGGCTATTACCCCCTGGATGTGTCGGTGAAGTGGACACGGGAGGCCCCTGACGACAAGGACAAGATCCCTATCTCAGGCTCAAGCACATACTTCTCCAGCCATAGGCAAGCCCAGGATGGCACCTATGGCATCAATTCATACCTGAGTATCAACACAGCCATAGAGCTGGGACCTGTCACCTACAGCTGCCATGTCTCGCATCTGGCCCTTGAAGAGCCAATTACAGCTAGTGCCCAGCTCAGGACACCAG AGCAAAAAACATCTAATGGGCTTGTGGGAACCTTCATTGCTACTTTCATCTTCCTTGCTGCTCTCGTTGGCCTCATGCTCAGGAGAAGAAAAGCAGGTAAGAGTGTAAAGCACTTCAGCCCTCTCCCTAGACTGAGGTTCCACAGTCAGAGCTCATCTCCTGCTCCCTATGGTGCCGCTGGCTGTGAGACGCAGAGACTGGAGTAG
- the LOC144268999 gene encoding tapasin-related protein-like isoform X1, which translates to MNLGLILICGVLALKAAELPVELAPGSQLRSVDVVLDCHYIEEAVGGFPGAFAGSFSSDPATLVLRGVSVADDGSLDSVTNYEAPGTNTDSASPIIFEVSETLVPIPYAESLLHADCAGEKVTCEISPYSLHLTDEGPSQASWFMGTLKLSSGISIALVLKVSSVREEDERMAVLHPRLKVPISKEGTVLTTVEFQLSSRTPTLRTRLGTSVTLDCSFALASSSPLASLEWRLQHRGSGRRVFHYQAGDVAQAEQSTAHVDVVQLLETGDASLSLQGVGVGDEGTYICLVSTPQHQAQNIIQLQLVEPPRVRLFPELVSREGDGVTTLTCEISGYYPLDVSVKWTREAPDDKDKIPISGSSTYFSSHRQAQDGTYGINSYLSINTAIELGPVTYSCHVSHLALEEPITASAQLRTPEQKTSNGLVGTFIATFIFLAALVGLMLRRRKAGKSVKHFSPLPRLRFHSQSSSPAPYGAAGCETQRLE; encoded by the exons ATGAATCTAGGGCTCATCCTCATCTGTGGAGTGCTGGCTCTGAAGGCTG CAGAGctgccagtggagctggccccGGGGTCCCAATTACGCTCTGTGGATGTGGTCTTGGACTGTCATTATATAGAGGAAGCTGTGGGTGGATTTCCGGGTGCCTTTGCCGGATCATTCTCCTCAGACCCTGCCACCCTAGTGCTGAGAGGTGTCAGCGTTGCCGATGATGGAAGCTTGGACAGTGTCACCAATTATGAGGCGCCAGGCACAAATACTGACTCCGCTTCTCCCATCATCTTTGAAGTCTCAG AAACTTTGGTACCCATCCCATATGCGGAATCCCTGCTGCATGCAGACTGTGCTGGGGAGAAAGTGACCTGTGAGATCTCTCCATACAGCTTACACCTGACAGATgaggggcccagccaggcctcCTGGTTCATGGGGACCCTGAAGTTATCCAGTGGGATCAGCATAGCCCTGGTGCTGAAGGTCAGCAGTGTCAGGGAAGAAGATGAGAGAATGGCCGTACTGCACCCAAGACTGAAGGTTCCTATAAGCAAGGAGGGCACAGTGCTGACCACAG TTGAATTCCAGTTGTCATCTCGCACCCCTACTTTGCGTACCCGACTTGGCACCTCCGTCACCCTGGACTGCAGCTTTGCCTTGGCTTCCAGCTCTCCGCTGGCCTCGCTGGAGTGGAGGCTGCAGCACCGAGGCAGCGGCCGTAGAGTTTTCCACTACCAGGCGGGGGACGTGGCACAAGCAGAACAGTCAACGGCCCACGTGGATGTGGTGCAGCTGCTGGAGACTGGAGATGCATCGCTTAGCCTGCaaggagtgggtgtgggggatgAAGGGACATACATCTGTTTAGTGtccaccccccagcaccaggcCCAGAACATCATCCAGCTGCAGTTGGTCG agcccccgAGAGTCCGTTTGTTCCCAGAGTTGGTGTCACGTGAGGGGGATGGAGTCACTACCCTGACCTGTGAGATCTCTGGCTATTACCCCCTGGATGTGTCGGTGAAGTGGACACGGGAGGCCCCTGACGACAAGGACAAGATCCCTATCTCAGGCTCAAGCACATACTTCTCCAGCCATAGGCAAGCCCAGGATGGCACCTATGGCATCAATTCATACCTGAGTATCAACACAGCCATAGAGCTGGGACCTGTCACCTACAGCTGCCATGTCTCGCATCTGGCCCTTGAAGAGCCAATTACAGCTAGTGCCCAGCTCAGGACACCAG AGCAAAAAACATCTAATGGGCTTGTGGGAACCTTCATTGCTACTTTCATCTTCCTTGCTGCTCTCGTTGGCCTCATGCTCAGGAGAAGAAAAGCAGGTAAGAGTGTAAAGCACTTCAGCCCTCTCCCTAGACTGAGGTTCCACAGTCAGAGCTCATCTCCTGCTCCCTATGGTGCCGCTGGCTGTGAGACGCAGAGACTGGAGTAG